One segment of Castanea sativa cultivar Marrone di Chiusa Pesio chromosome 3, ASM4071231v1 DNA contains the following:
- the LOC142629493 gene encoding lignin-forming anionic peroxidase-like has product MRNSFISHASTATVVFLLLLLSTTCKAHLSSTFYDQNCPNGLSTIRNAIRTAVSRERRMAASLIRLHFHDCFVQGCDASILLEDGERNAVQNKGSARGYEVIDSAKAQVEKICPGVVSCADILAVAARDASVAVGGPSWSVKLGRRDSTTASSSLAEQELPRFTDGLDSLISRFATKGLSARDMVALSGSHTLGQAQCSSFRDRIYNNASDIDVGFASTRKRRCPATTGKPGDSNLAPLDLVTPNSFDNNYFKNLLRKKGLLQSDQILFSGGSTDSIVSEYSRSPATFKSDFASAMIKMGDIGPLTGSAGQIRRICSAIN; this is encoded by the exons ATGAGAAATTCTTTCATTTCCCATGCAAGCACTGCAACAGTTGTGTTCTTGTTGCTCCTTTTGAGCACTACATGCAAAGCGCATCTATCTTCTACATTTTATGACCAGAACTGTCCAAACGGACTAAGTACAATTCGGAATGCTATTAGAACAGCTGTTTCACGAGAACGTAGAATGGCGGCATCTCTAATTCGTCTCCATTTTCACGATTGCTTTGTTCAG GGCTGTGATGCATCAATTTTACTAGAAGATGGCGAAAGGAATGCTGTGCAAAATAAGGGTTCTGCAAGAGGTTATGAGGTCATAGACAGTGCAAAAGCTCAGGTAGAGAAGATATGCCCTGGAGTTGTATCTTGCGCAGATATTCTTGCAGTGGCTGCTCGAGATGCTTCCGTTGCT GTTGGTGGTCCATCTTGGTCAGTGAAGCTTGGAAGAAGAGATTCCACCACTGCAAGTTCCTCTCTAGCTGAACAAGAACTTCCAAGATTTACTGACGGCCTTGATAGTCTAATATCTCGTTTCGCTACCAAAGGGCTCAGTGCAAGAGACATGGTTGCATTGTCAG GTTCCCACACACTAGGGCAAGCTCAATGTTCTTCATTTCGTGATCGGATATACAATAATGCGAGTGACATCGATGTTGGATTTGCTAGCACACGAAAGCGTCGTTGTCCTGCTACTACGGGAAAACCTGGGGATTCAAACTTGGCACCACTTGACTTGGTGACACCAAATTCTTTTGACAACAATTACTTCAAGAATTTACTGCGAAAGAAGGGTCTCCTTCAATCAGATCAAATCCTTTTTAGCGGAGGAAGCACAGACAGTATTGTCTCAGAATATAGTAGAAGCCCTGCTACTTTTAAGTCTGATTTTGCATCTGCCATGATTAAAATGGGAGATATTGGTCCTCTCACTGGTTCAGCTGGGCAAATTAGAAGGATATGCAGTGCTATAAACTAA